The Lutibacter profundi genome includes a region encoding these proteins:
- the rpsG gene encoding 30S ribosomal protein S7 has translation MRKRAAKKRVLLPDPKFNDQLVTRFVNNLMWDGKKSVAFKVFYDALDIVEQKKQDEEKTSLEIWKDALSNVMPQVEVRSRRVGGATFQIPSQIRPDRKVSIAIKWLIQFSRKRNEKSMAQRLAAEVLAAAKEEGAAVKKRVDVHKMADANKAFSHLRF, from the coding sequence ATGAGAAAAAGAGCAGCGAAAAAAAGAGTGCTTTTACCAGATCCAAAATTTAACGATCAATTGGTAACACGTTTTGTAAATAACTTAATGTGGGATGGTAAAAAGTCTGTAGCTTTTAAAGTGTTTTATGATGCATTGGACATTGTAGAGCAAAAAAAACAAGACGAGGAAAAAACATCATTAGAAATTTGGAAAGATGCATTAAGTAATGTAATGCCACAAGTTGAGGTTCGTAGCCGTAGAGTTGGTGGGGCAACTTTTCAAATTCCATCGCAAATTAGACCAGATCGTAAAGTGTCTATTGCAATTAAATGGTTGATTCAATTTTCAAGAAAACGTAATGAAAAATCAATGGCTCAACGATTAGCAGCTGAAGTTTTAGCTGCCGCAAAAGAAGAAGGTGCTGCAGTTAAGAAAAGGGTTGATGTTCATAAAATGGCTGATGCTAATAAAGCATTCTCTCACCTTAGATTTTAA
- the rpsL gene encoding 30S ribosomal protein S12 encodes MPTISQLVRKGRTKITKKSKSAALNSCPQRRGVCTRVYTTTPKKPNSAMRKVARVRLTNGNEVNAYIPGEGHNLQEHSIVLVRGGRVKDLPGVRYHIVRGALDTAGVDGRTQRRSKYGTKAPKK; translated from the coding sequence ATGCCAACAATTTCGCAATTAGTACGAAAAGGAAGAACCAAAATAACTAAGAAGAGTAAATCGGCTGCTTTAAATTCTTGTCCTCAAAGACGAGGAGTATGTACACGTGTATACACAACTACACCAAAAAAACCTAACTCAGCAATGCGTAAAGTAGCAAGGGTAAGGTTAACAAATGGTAATGAAGTGAATGCGTATATTCCAGGAGAAGGACATAATTTACAAGAACACTCGATAGTATTAGTTAGAGGTGGAAGGGTTAAAGATTTACCAGGAGTTAGGTATCATATTGTTCGTGGAGCATTAGATACTGCAGGTGTTGATGGAAGAACACAGCGTCGCTCTAAATATGGTACAAAAGCACCTAAAAAGTAA